A single window of Candidatus Rhabdochlamydia oedothoracis DNA harbors:
- a CDS encoding IS30 family transposase gives MHFKVERAKDKRQGGQLYRELRHRGKKYNKQRKGASGRGNMPGRIDIKQRPCIVEKKTRLGDWELDTVIGAGHKGVIVSMVERTSKLTKLAKVSHKTAEEVSQALIEQLKPIKDFVHTLTADNGKEFAYHQMVSFELETDFYFATPYHSWERGLNEHTNGLVRQYFPKTQSFLDTTSKDIERVETLLNNRPRKALNFETPLEVFTRLSTNMLCSGAQ, from the coding sequence GTGCACTTCAAGGTTGAAAGGGCCAAAGATAAACGACAGGGAGGACAGCTTTATAGAGAGCTCCGTCATCGAGGGAAAAAATATAACAAGCAGAGAAAGGGAGCTTCTGGAAGAGGGAACATGCCTGGTCGTATAGATATTAAGCAACGGCCTTGTATTGTAGAAAAAAAGACTCGTTTAGGAGACTGGGAACTAGATACAGTCATAGGGGCAGGACATAAAGGCGTAATTGTATCAATGGTAGAAAGAACTTCCAAGCTAACTAAGCTCGCCAAAGTTTCTCATAAAACTGCAGAGGAAGTAAGTCAAGCGTTAATTGAACAACTTAAACCTATCAAAGATTTTGTACACACATTAACAGCAGACAACGGAAAAGAATTTGCCTATCACCAAATGGTTAGTTTCGAGCTAGAGACAGACTTCTACTTTGCAACGCCCTACCATTCTTGGGAAAGAGGCTTAAATGAGCATACAAACGGACTAGTTAGGCAATATTTTCCTAAAACACAAAGCTTTTTAGATACGACTTCCAAGGATATAGAAAGGGTGGAAACTTTACTAAATAACAGACCTAGAAAGGCTCTCAACTTCGAAACTCCACTAGAAGTGTTTACGAGATTATCTACAAACATGCTATGCTCGGGTGCACAATAG
- a CDS encoding helix-turn-helix domain-containing protein, which produces MKKLTPSQRADLEHKLKHPKDYSERNRLCVILGYDEGISTKNLAKTLRISPITVQEYLREYDSENKTGSSPRGGSKSKLSQDQTESLTPTGKDLS; this is translated from the coding sequence ATGAAAAAACTGACCCCTAGCCAGAGAGCTGACTTAGAACACAAGTTAAAGCATCCAAAAGACTATTCTGAACGGAATAGGCTTTGTGTAATTTTGGGCTATGATGAGGGTATCTCAACAAAAAATCTTGCTAAAACGCTCCGGATAAGCCCTATCACTGTTCAGGAATACCTCAGAGAATATGATTCCGAAAATAAAACTGGAAGTAGCCCTCGAGGCGGTAGCAAATCAAAACTTTCACAAGACCAAACAGAGTCTCTAACACCTACAGGAAAAGACCTATCTTAA
- a CDS encoding IS630 family transposase yields MKYSRSGMTDWLIQHGFAYKRPKKIPGKLDPEKQRIFIEQYRALKETLNPDEEIYFIDAVHPEHQSQAVCGWIKKGVQKTLQTSGKQLRLHFARALCLTGMKIFTEEYKTVDADAMLDFFKKLEKQTEPRMIHVTLDNARSNKNKKLEEFLMSSRIKVHYLPPYSPNLNPIERLWKILEPV; encoded by the coding sequence ATAAAATATTCCCGAAGTGGCATGACAGATTGGCTCATACAGCACGGATTTGCTTATAAACGCCCTAAAAAGATTCCTGGGAAATTAGATCCTGAAAAACAACGAATTTTCATAGAACAATATAGGGCTTTAAAGGAGACCTTAAACCCTGATGAAGAGATCTATTTCATAGACGCTGTGCATCCTGAACATCAGTCCCAAGCCGTATGTGGATGGATCAAAAAAGGCGTTCAAAAGACTTTGCAGACATCCGGGAAACAATTGCGATTGCATTTTGCTAGAGCTCTTTGCCTGACAGGAATGAAGATTTTTACAGAGGAATATAAGACAGTTGATGCCGATGCAATGCTCGATTTTTTCAAGAAGCTAGAAAAACAGACAGAGCCTCGAATGATTCATGTAACTTTGGATAATGCGAGATCAAACAAAAATAAGAAACTAGAAGAGTTTCTGATGTCTTCTAGAATTAAAGTGCACTATCTCCCTCCTTATTCGCCGAATTTGAACCCTATTGAACGCTTGTGGAAGATCTTAGAGCCTGTTTAA